The DNA window TCTGCTGGTCGAGGCTGACCCGGCCAAGCGGCTGGAGATGGCGTTTGCCTTCATGGAGGGCGAGCTTGGCGTGCTCCAGGTCGAAAAGAAGATCCGTGGCCGCGTGAAGCGCCAGATGGAGAAGACGCAGCGCGAATATTATCTGAACGAGCAGCTGAAGGCGATCCAGCGGGAGCTGGGGTCTGAAGACGGCGAAGATGGCGATGAAATCGCCGAGCTGACCTCGAAGATCGAGAAGCTGAAGCTTTCCAAGGAAGCCAAGGCGAAGGCGCAGTCCGAGCTTAAAAAGCTGAAGGGCATGCAGCCGATGAGCGCCGAGGCCACGGTCGTGCGCAACTATCTCGACACGCTGCTCGGCCTGCCTTGGGGCAAGAAATCGCGTCTTAAGAAGGACATCGCGCAGGCGCAGGAGGTGCTCGATGACGATCACTATGCGCTGGAAAAGGTGAAGGACCGGATCGTCGAATATCTCGCGGTTCAGGCGCGCACCAACAAGCTGAAGGGGCCGATCCTGTGTCTCGTCGGTCCTCCGGGCGTCGGCAAGACTTCGCTGGGGCGCTCCATCGCCAAGGCTTGCGGACGCGAATTCGTGCGCCAGTCCCTGGGCGGCGTACGCGACGAGGCCGAAATCCGCGGTCATCGGCGCACCTATATCGGCAGCCTGCCCGGCAAGGTGGTCTCCAACCTCAAAAAGGCGGGCACGATGAACCCGCTGTTCCTGCTGGATGAGATCGACAAGCTGGGCCAGGATTTCCGCGGCGATCCCGCTTCGGCGCTGCTCGAAGTGCTCGATCCCGAACAGAACGGAAAGTTCAACGATCACTATCTGGAGATCGACGTCGATCTTTCGGATGTGATGTTCGTGACCACCGCGAACAGTATGAACCTGCCGCAGCCGCTGCTCGACCGGATGGAGATCATCCGCCTCGAAGGCTATACCGAGGATGAAAAGGTCGAGATCGCCAAGCGGCACCTGATCGACAAGCAGCGCGAGGCGCATGGCCTGACCGAGGCCGAGTTCACGCTGACCGAAGAGGCGTTGCGCGACCTTATCCGCTATTACACCCGCGAAGCCGGCGTGCGTACGCTGGAGCGGGAGATTGCCAGACTGCAACGCAAGGCGCTGCGCGGAATTCTCGAGAAGAAATATGAGAGCATCACGGTAACGCCGGACAATCTCTCCGACTTCGCGGGTGTGCGGAAATATCGCCATGGCATCGGTGAGAAGGAAAATCAGATCGGTGCGGTGACCGGTTTGGCCTGGACCGAAGTGGGCGGCCAATTGCTTTCGATCGAGGCGATCACCGCGGCCGGCAAGGGTCAGATCAAATCGACGGGCAAGCTTGGCGATGTGATGAACGAATCCATCGCAGCCGCGCTCAGCTTCGTGAAGGCGCGCGCGCCGAGCTATGGTATCAAGCCCAGCATTTTCGCGCGCAAGGACGTGCATATCCATCTGCCCGAAGGTGCGGTGCCGAAGGACGGCCCGTCGGCCGGTGTCGGCATGGTGACCGCGATGATTTCCACGCTGACCGGCATTCCGGTGCGACGCGAGGTTGCGATGACTGGCGAGGTGACGCTGCGCGGCCGGGTGCTGCCGATCGGCGGGCTGAAGGAGAAGCTTCTCGCTGCGCTTCGCGGCGGCATCACCAAGGTGCTGATCCCTGAGGAGAATGAGAAAGACCTCGCCGACATCCCCGACAACATCAAGGAAGGGCTGGAAATCGTGCCCGTCTCTCATGTCGACGAGGTGCTGGCGCATGCTTTGACCGAGAAGCTTGAGCCGATCGACTGGACGGAGGCGGACGAGCTTGCCGCACTGTCGCCTTCTATCGTTCAAGGCGAGCAGGGGTTGCCGCTGACCCATTAGTGGCCGGTCGGTATTCCAGCTTACTTATGTTGTATGAGGTGCCTTGGTGCCGCGACTTTTGTTGCGGCACTGCACCAAAAAGCCCGGAAAAGCGGGATTTTCCTTTGACACTCCCGCGTCGCTGCTCCTAACTCCAGCCCACGGCCAAGCCGAGATTCCCGTTGGTAGGAATCAGAGAGTAGTTAGAAGAGGGGCTTCAGATAATGAACAAGCAGGATCTTGTGAACCAGGTGGCAGACAGCAGCGGTCTTAGCAAATCCGATGCGAGCAAGGCGGTTGAATCGGTGTTCGACACCATCACCTCCACGCTGAAGAGCGGCGGCGACGTCCGCCTCGTCGGGTTCGGCACCTTCTCGGTTTCGCAGCGCAAGGCCTCGACCGGCCGCAATCCGCGTACGGGCGAGCCGATGACAATTCCGGCGTCGACGCAGCCTAAGTTCAAGGCTGGCAAGGCGCTGAAAGACGCGGTCAACTGAACTAAGGCGAGGGCTTTCACGCCCTGGCGATATTAAGGATCAGCCTGGATTTGCGGGCTGGTGAGAGAGGGTGGCCATTTGGCCGCCCTTTTTTGTCTTCGTTCGATGAGATGACGCCGAGCGTCGTCGTTTCCCGAGGTGGCAAAATGAAAATGGCGACGATCGCAAAAGAGCAATCGCCGCCAACGCTTATCTTACCTACAGGCCCGGCATTTAGCCGGGATCGGCCTTAGTTCACGACATCCATTTCCTCGACCAGGTTCGTGGCACCGTCGACCAAGGACATCACCCAGAGCATGTAGCGGGAATCGACATGGATCGTTCGCGTGGTGCGGGGATCGAAATCCCAGTCCGAGTTGACGCTTTCGAACGTGCCATCGAACAGCAGGCCGACTAGTTCGCCGCGCGCGTTCATCGTGGCAGAGCCCGAATTGCCGCCCGTGGAATCGAGATCCGAGAGGAAGTTCACGGGCACCGAATCGATGCTTTCCAGCTCATAGGGGCCGTAATTCTCGGCGCGGATCAGCTCCAACTCGCGCTCGGGCGCGTTGAACGGTTCTTCGCCGGTGTTCTTCGCTACAATGCCTTCCAGCGTCGTGAACGGCGTATAGACCAACCCGTCCTTGGGCGAGCCGCCCAGCACCGTACCATAGGTAACGCGCAGGGTGCTGTTGGCATCGGGATAGGTGATCTTGCCGTTCTCACGCTGCCAGGCGATGATCGCGTCCATATAAGCGGGGCGCAGCGCGAGGCCGCGGCCCGCGCGGTCCTTGGACTCCGCTTCCTGCTCGCGGTCATGCGGGTAAAGCGCGACGGCAAGCTGCAGGAATGGATCCTTGCTCGCCTCGATCTGCGCAACGCTGGCATCCATCAGCGCCAGACGCTGCTCGGTCTCGTCCAGCGTGCTGTTGGCGTAATAGGCGTCCAGCTTCCGGCTCAGTTGCGCGTCGGTCATGTTCGGGGTGAGGCCCAGGGCCTTGTCGAACGCCGCGACGTGCTGCGCCTGCGGCTGCTGGATATAGTCCTTGAGGAACATCATCCATTCGGCCTTGTCGACCGCCGGGTCATAGCGCCTATCAAGCGCCTGCAGACCTTGCTTGAAGAAGGTCATGTCGCGTTCCTGATAGCCGGATTCACGCTCCGCGTTCGGTTTCTCCTTTTCCTTGGCAAGCCGGTAAAGCCGCTCCGCCGTGCCAAGAAGCTGGGAATTGGTCGCAAAATTGTACCAGAAGTCCTGACGCGCGGCGGCTGCAGATTCGGCCGTCAACGCATCGAGCGCTGTAAGGTCAGCGGCATAATGCGCACGCGACGGATCAGCAGCGATCCAGGCGTTCAGCGCGTCCTCCCGCTCACGGCGGCGCTGGACGAGGCCTACGCTGCGCGCACCGGCAATCTGGCCGCGCAGGTTCTTCTCGTAATTGTTGAGACCGGCGAGCCGCGCTTCGTATTTCACGCGGGCGTCCGAACCGTCTGGCGCCGCGCTCTCGATCGTGTCGATCCAGTTGTTCAGCAGCGTGACATAGGTCGGATACTGCCAGTCGAAGGTGTTCTCTACCTCGGCGAGGCGCGCATAGCGGCTGGTTGAGCCCGGATAGCCCGCGGCCATCACGAAATCGCCTTCCTTGAGGCCGCCGGCGCTCACCTTCAGATGATGCTCGGGCTTATAGGGCACATTCGTTTCGGCATAGTCGGCGGCCGAACCGTCGGGCGCGACATAGGCACGGTAAAAACCGAAATCGCCGGTGTGGCGCGGCCACTGCCAGTTATCGACATCGCCGCCATATTTGCCGATCGAATCGCCCGGCGCGTAGACGAGGCGCACGTCGCGAATTTCGAGGCGCTTGATGAGCTTGTACTGGTCGCCGCCGTAAAAGCTGGCGACCTGGCAGCGGTAGCCGGGTGTCTGCTCGCATTCGGCGACCAGATCCTTCATGCGCTGGTCAACCAGCGCATAGCGCTCTCCGCCAGAAAGATTTTCCGTGCCCTTGGTCACAGGCTCAGTAACGTCCGTCAACTCGGTGGTGACATAGATGCGGCTGCCGGGCGCGGCGGGCACTTCCGCATCCATCGTTTTGGCGAGGAAGCCGTCTTCCAGATAGTTCTGCTCCGCAGTGGAGTTATACTGCACCGATCCGCGCACACAGTGGTGATTGGAGACCACAAGACCTTGCGGAGAAACGAAGCTGGCCGAGCAACCGCCCAGCGATACGATCGCGCCCATCGGGAAGCCGGTGAGGTCGGCGAGTTCGTCCGCGTCCAGCTTGAGGCCGGTTTCCTTCAGATCATCTGCGATTTCGGGCAGCTGATCGGGCGTGAACATGCCCTCCTTGGCGGCGGCTGGCATGGCCGCGAGGCTGCTGCCGAGCAACAACGCTGCGGCGAACATCTTGGTTGGTTTCATAAGAGCTCCCTCTCCCTATCGGGTGGCGAATGAATTGGATCGCCAAGGGGATAGCTGGAACGCCGCAGGGCGCAAGGCCGCAACGGCGCGGAGCGCCGCGGTCGCATCATCCAATCATTTCGTAGCGCCCGTCCGGCACCCGCATTGCGCAAGAATGATATATTATTTCATGTCTCGCGCGGCCCCTCGCTACGCCGCGGCGAGTCCCGGATCCACCCCGGTCATTTCAATCGAGACATCCCAGAGCTGCCGAGCCGTTTGATTGTCGCGGGCCCGCTTGGTCGGTTTCGCCTTGCCGGCCTTGCCGCGCATCTCGAGCGGGCCGGTGGGGCCATAATAGTCGCCTCCGCTCACATGGCGCTCAGTTGCCGCCATCAGCGTGGGCCAGGCACCCTGTTCGGCGCTGTTGAAGACGCCGCCGACGACCGTGCCGAAAGCTTTCTGAAGAAAATTGGGCATGTGGCGCGTCAGTTCGGTATCGGCGACACCCGGATGAGCGGCAACCGAGATGGTGCGCCGCCCCGCTGCCGCCAGCCGCCGGTCGAGCTCCAGCGCGAACATCAGATCGGCAAGCTTGGACTGGCCGTAGCGTTTCCAGGAATCGTACCGCCGCTCCGCGTTCAGATCGTCGAAATTGATCCGCCCGCGCCGGTGGGCGATGCTGGAGGTGGTAACGACGCGGCCGCCATGGCGTTGTTCGAGCTTGTCCAGCAGCAGACCGGTCAGCGCGAACGGCGCGAGGTAATTCACCCCGAATTGCGATTCAAAGCCGTCCTCCGTCCGCGAAAGCGGCGTGTTCATGATGCCGGCATTGTTGATCAGAAGATCGAGCCGCGGTTCTTCTTTCACCTTGTCCGCTGCCGCACGCACGCTGGCGAGGCTGGCCTGATCGAGCGGGACGTAGACCAGATCGGCCATGGGATAGGCCGCCTTGATCTTTCGCATCGCCTGGCGCGCGCGCTCCTCTGACCGGCAGCCCATCAGCACGCGGGCATGTTTGGTGGCCAGCACGCGTGCGACGTGGAAGCCGATGCCGGAGTTGGCACCCGTCACGAATGCGGTCTTCCCGCTCTGGTCGGGCACTTGGGTTTCTGTAAATCCGCTCATGCGTTTGGCTCCGGGTCTGTTCCTTGCCCGGACAGCGCGCAGCGGCGGATAAGGTTTCAGCCGGTCCGCTGCGCTCCGGCAGCGCGCACGGCCTCGATCGTGGGATAACCGTTCACCGCCATCAGCAGATCTGCCTCGGCCAGGATGCAGCGCAGGACATGTTCCGCGCCCTCTGCACCGCCCAGCGCCAGCCCGTAATAATAGGGACGCCCGACGCCCACGGCCGTCGCGCCCAGCGCCAGCGCCTTCACCACATCGGTGCCCGATCGGATGCCGCTGTCAAACAGCACGGGCGTATCGCCGCTCGCCGCGACCACGTCGGGCAGCATGTCGATTGCCGCGATGCCGCCATTGGCCTGCCGCCCGCCATGGTTGGAGCAGTAGATGCCGTCCGCGCCCTCGTCGATCGCGCGGCGCGCGTCGTCGCCATGGCCAATGCCCTTGAGTACGATCGGCAGCTTGGTGAGCGAGCGCAGCCACTTCATATCGTCCCAGGTCAGCACCTTGCCGAAGGTGGCGGCCCAAGTGGTGATCGCGGTGCGCGGATCTTCCTCCGGCGGCTTGGCGAGGCGCGAGCGAAAGACCGGATCGGTGAAGTAATTTTGCAGGACGTGGCCACGCAGCTGCGGGAAGTTGGACGCGTTCAAATCGCGCGGGCGCCATCCGGTCACCCAGGTATCGAGCGTCACCTGGATCGCGCTATATCCTGCCTTCTCGGCGCGGCTGACGAGGCTGGCGGCCAGCTCCTCATCCTTGGGCGTGTAGAGCTGGAAGAAGGACGGCGTGTCGCCGCAGGCCTTGGCGATGTCTTCCAGCGGATCGTTGGCGAGGGTAGAGCTGCTGAACGGCACGCCGGTTGCCGCGGACGCGCGTGCGGCGGCAAGATCACCATGCTCATCCTGCGTGGCGATGCCGTTGACGCCGATCGGTGCCATGAACAGAGGGGAGGGGAGCGTCTTGCCGAACAGCTCGATCGACAGATCGCGCTGGCGGCAATCCACCATCATGCGCGGCACCATGCCCCAATGGTCGAACGCGCTGCGATTGCGTTCCTGCGTCAGCTCGTCCCCGCAGCCGCCCTGCACATAGTTCAGGACATGCGGGGGCATGGCCTGTTCGGCGCGGGCTTTCAACGTGGCGTAATCGACCGGATATTTCGGCACCACGCCGCCAAGCCCGGCAAAATAAATTGCGTTTTGCAGGTCACCATAATGGGGCATCCGGGCTCTCCTCTCTTCATGGCGTCACTGCGAGGCGCCGAAGGCGACGAAGCAATCCACAGCGGGTACAGCGCTACCGGACACTGGATTGCTTCGCTTCGCTCGCAATGACGTTGTTTCCTACTTTCTCGCGTCGGCACTGGCCTCGCGAATCTTCTTGAACTCCGATCCGTCCTTCCAGCCGGGCCAGCGGTCCGACTGGGCAAGATCTTCGCCGATCGCGTACATCACTTCGATATCCTGCACCGCACCGGCGAGGTTCCAAGCGTCCGACACCGCGTCGCAGGCCTGATGGTAGCAGCGACCGGTATAGTCATCGACCCAGGCTTGCCCCGCTTCCTTGCCGCCCTCCACCAGATCGCTCGCGCCCGAAATGCCCATGATGAGCAGCACCGGCACGCCGCGCTTGGCGAGCGAGAAATGGTCCGCGCGGTAGAACAGGCCGCGTTCGGGGAGGCTTTCGGGCGTCACCGTGCGCCCCTGTTCGGCCGCGAATTTCGCCAGATCGTCCTCCAGCGTGCCCTGACCCTTGCCGACCAGGATGACGTCCTTCGCCTTGCCCGCCGTCTGCAGGATATCGAGCGTCAGGTTCGCGACCGTCTTTTCGATCGGATAGATCGGATCATTGGCGTAGGTTTCGGATCCGAGAAGGCCGCGCTCCTCCGCGCTCCAGGCGGCGAACACTACGCTGCGCTCGGGCGGGGTGTCCGCCTTCATCAGCCGCGCGATTTCCATCATCCCGGCAATGCCCAGCGCATCATCATTGGCGCCCGCGCGGTAGATGCGGCCCTGTTCGTCGGGCGCGCCCTTGCCGTAAGCATCCCAGTGCGCGCCGTACATGATGACCTCATCGGGCCGCTGCGTGCCCGGAATCTTGGCCAGCACATTCTGGCTCTGCACGGTTTCCTGTTTGACCGGAAAGCGCGCCGTCAGCGTGGCATCCATCGGCACCGGCTTGAACGCGGCGGTGCGCGCCTGTTTGCGCAACTTGGCAAGATCGAGCCCGGCTTCGGAAAAAAGCTTCTGCGCCGCCTCGCCGGAAATCCAGCCCTGAAGCGCCAGGCTGGTCACATCATCGGGCTTGCGCACGATGTCGTAATTCTCGCCGCCGGGACTCTCGACGACGTTCCAGCCATAGCCCGCCGCCTCGGTCTCGTGCACGATCAGCGCGCCGACCGCGCCGCGCCGGGCCGCCTCCTCGAACTTGTAGGTCCAGCGACCATAATAGGTCATCGTGCGGCCCTTGAACTTGCCGGCCACCGGCTCGCCGGCCTGTGCGGCGAAGTCGGGATCGTTGACGAGGAAGACGGCCACCTTGCCCTTCAGATCCTGCCCTTTGAAATCATCCCACTGCCGCTCGGGCGCATCGACGCCGTAGCCGACGAACACCATCGGCGCGCCGTCGATTGCGGCCATATCCTTCGGCTGAAGCGTGGAGACGTAGATGTCTTTCGGAAAGGTCCAATCGGTCGTCTTGCCCTTCACGTCCACCGACAGAGCTTCCGGCGTGCCGAGCTGCGTGTGAAGCAGCGGCACCGGCTGGGTCCAGCTCCCGTCCACGCCGCCCGGCTCCAGACCCAGCGCCTGAAAGCGGCCGATCAGATAGCCGATCGTCTTGTCCTCGCCCGGCGTACCCGGCGCGCGGCCTTCGAACTGATCGGACGCGAGCGTGCCTGCAATCTCGGTCAGGTTCGCCGCGCTGACTTCGTTCGGATCGGCAGTCTGCGCCAGCGCCGGGGCGGTGGCGGCGCTTGCCAGAAGGGCGATGGTGCAGGCGATGGCTCTCATAAGGGCGCTCCGATGAGGGATAGCAGAAGGGGCCACCTTAAGGCGCGGCGCGGGCGTTTGGCCACCGTCAATCGGCAGCTTTTGCCGGGGAGCAACGCGACGGACCGTGCGTTTGCGGAAATAACCTACAGAAGGCCACCGATCGATGCCTCTCTCTTCTCTCCCTGCGCTCATCCGGCACGGTGTGCCATGCTGAAGAAAATCGCTATCGGCTTTGCCGCTTTGATCGGCCTGCTGCTGATCGGCGGCGGTGCTTACGTCACCTATCTAGGCTATTTCTCGGATGATCCTTTCACGGTGATGCGCCCTCCCGAAGGGGCTCAGAAACCGGATTATGCGATCGCTTTCATGTCGGGCGACATGGGCTTCAACGCCGGAATGGGGCCGCAAATTGCCAGACGCTTCGTCAATGACGGCGTGCCGGTGCTGGGCTTCAATTCGCTCAGTTGGTTCCGCCATCGCCGCACGCCGGAAGAAGTGAATGCGATGGTGCAGTATATCACCAGGCGCACGATGCGCGATTTCGGTGTGGAGAAAGTCGTCCTGATCGGGCAGTCTTTCGGGGCCGATGCGCTGCATCTGGGCCTTCCCGCCATGCCGCGAGCGCTGCGCAAGCATGTCGCGTTCGTCGGGTTGGTGGTGCCCACGGACACGGTGTTCCTGAAGGCATCGCCAGCGGAAATCTTCAACTGGTCTCCGCCCGATCTGCCCGCCGCGCCCAGCGCGCGGGAACTGACCTGGGTGCCCGGGGTCTGCATCCATGGCGAGACCGAGGATCATTCGCTCTGCAGCGTCATGACGCAGCCCAACATCGCGCATGTCTCTCTACCAGGCGGGCATTATCTCGATAAGGATTCCAAAGCCGTTTACCGCGCGCTGAGCAATGCGATCGCGCAGCGGGCGCGGGGACTGTGAGCGGAGGTCCGCGCGGCCTTGGCGGCCATGGCGCGTTCAAATTGTTTCTCATCGGTTGGGCCCTGTTCGGCGCGGGCGCAGGACTGCTGCTCGATCCGGTGGAGGCGGGCCTCGTGTCCTTCTGTGCTGCCACGCTGCTTTTTTACGGATATCTCATGAGGCAGGTGCGCGGCTCCGCTGTCGAGGACATTCGCCGCCGCGCCGAACAGAATGATGCCGGGGCACTTCTGTTTTTGGTGATTATGGCGCTCGTCATGCTGGTCGTGCTCGGCGCGATCACGGCGGAAATTACCGGCTCCAAGGGCGGGCTCGCCCGCACCCTGATCGGCGCGATCGCGCTGGTCGATGCCTGGATCTTCGCGAACATGGCGATGACGCTGCATTATGCGAACCTCTATTACGGATCGCAGAACGGAGAGGACCGCGGCGGGCTGGAATTTCCGCATGAGAAGCAGCCGGGCTATTGGGAATTTGCTTATTACGCGTTCACCATCGGCATGACGTTTCAAACCAGCGACGTCGATACCACCACCGGCGCGATGCGGCGTCTGACGCTGTTCCACGCGCTGGGCGCATTTCTGTTCAACGTCGGTGCGATTGCGCTCACCGTGAACATTCTGGCAGGCAGCGGATAGCGTTCAGGCCTTGCCGGAAACGAGCAGCGTCGTGTCGATCAGCGCCTGAGCCATCCCGATCCCGCGCGGTGCGGCCATGTAGCGCGATCGCCAGACCGGCCGGAATTTCTCCTTATAGGCGCGCAGACCTTCATAGCCGTAGAGCACCTCGCCATGCCGATAGAGCAGTCCGGCCGCGCGCGCCCAGAGGGGGGCGAGGCGGCGATTCTCGATGCCGGACAATGGCGCCATACCCAGGTTGAACCAGCAATACCCTTGCGCCTGTCCCCAAAGGAACATTTCGGTGAACAGATAGTCCATCGTGCCGCTGCGCGCCTCCGGCGCATGGCGCATAAGATCGATCGACAGCTCCTCGCGCCCCGGCAGC is part of the Novosphingopyxis iocasae genome and encodes:
- the lon gene encoding endopeptidase La: MSQSLPLLPLRDIVVFPGMIVPLFVGRDKSVVALEKAMEKDKEIVLIAQLDPSENDPGREDLYEMGVTATIMQLLKLPDGTVRVLVEGKQRVTLESMEERDGYCAVEIGFPEEPAVEGKEIDALMRSVLDQFENYSKLNRKLPAETAVQLSEIEDASALADAIAANINIKVADKQSLLVEADPAKRLEMAFAFMEGELGVLQVEKKIRGRVKRQMEKTQREYYLNEQLKAIQRELGSEDGEDGDEIAELTSKIEKLKLSKEAKAKAQSELKKLKGMQPMSAEATVVRNYLDTLLGLPWGKKSRLKKDIAQAQEVLDDDHYALEKVKDRIVEYLAVQARTNKLKGPILCLVGPPGVGKTSLGRSIAKACGREFVRQSLGGVRDEAEIRGHRRTYIGSLPGKVVSNLKKAGTMNPLFLLDEIDKLGQDFRGDPASALLEVLDPEQNGKFNDHYLEIDVDLSDVMFVTTANSMNLPQPLLDRMEIIRLEGYTEDEKVEIAKRHLIDKQREAHGLTEAEFTLTEEALRDLIRYYTREAGVRTLEREIARLQRKALRGILEKKYESITVTPDNLSDFAGVRKYRHGIGEKENQIGAVTGLAWTEVGGQLLSIEAITAAGKGQIKSTGKLGDVMNESIAAALSFVKARAPSYGIKPSIFARKDVHIHLPEGAVPKDGPSAGVGMVTAMISTLTGIPVRREVAMTGEVTLRGRVLPIGGLKEKLLAALRGGITKVLIPEENEKDLADIPDNIKEGLEIVPVSHVDEVLAHALTEKLEPIDWTEADELAALSPSIVQGEQGLPLTH
- a CDS encoding HU family DNA-binding protein, translating into MNKQDLVNQVADSSGLSKSDASKAVESVFDTITSTLKSGGDVRLVGFGTFSVSQRKASTGRNPRTGEPMTIPASTQPKFKAGKALKDAVN
- a CDS encoding S46 family peptidase, translated to MKPTKMFAAALLLGSSLAAMPAAAKEGMFTPDQLPEIADDLKETGLKLDADELADLTGFPMGAIVSLGGCSASFVSPQGLVVSNHHCVRGSVQYNSTAEQNYLEDGFLAKTMDAEVPAAPGSRIYVTTELTDVTEPVTKGTENLSGGERYALVDQRMKDLVAECEQTPGYRCQVASFYGGDQYKLIKRLEIRDVRLVYAPGDSIGKYGGDVDNWQWPRHTGDFGFYRAYVAPDGSAADYAETNVPYKPEHHLKVSAGGLKEGDFVMAAGYPGSTSRYARLAEVENTFDWQYPTYVTLLNNWIDTIESAAPDGSDARVKYEARLAGLNNYEKNLRGQIAGARSVGLVQRRREREDALNAWIAADPSRAHYAADLTALDALTAESAAAARQDFWYNFATNSQLLGTAERLYRLAKEKEKPNAERESGYQERDMTFFKQGLQALDRRYDPAVDKAEWMMFLKDYIQQPQAQHVAAFDKALGLTPNMTDAQLSRKLDAYYANSTLDETEQRLALMDASVAQIEASKDPFLQLAVALYPHDREQEAESKDRAGRGLALRPAYMDAIIAWQRENGKITYPDANSTLRVTYGTVLGGSPKDGLVYTPFTTLEGIVAKNTGEEPFNAPERELELIRAENYGPYELESIDSVPVNFLSDLDSTGGNSGSATMNARGELVGLLFDGTFESVNSDWDFDPRTTRTIHVDSRYMLWVMSLVDGATNLVEEMDVVN
- a CDS encoding oxidoreductase, with amino-acid sequence MSGFTETQVPDQSGKTAFVTGANSGIGFHVARVLATKHARVLMGCRSEERARQAMRKIKAAYPMADLVYVPLDQASLASVRAAADKVKEEPRLDLLINNAGIMNTPLSRTEDGFESQFGVNYLAPFALTGLLLDKLEQRHGGRVVTTSSIAHRRGRINFDDLNAERRYDSWKRYGQSKLADLMFALELDRRLAAAGRRTISVAAHPGVADTELTRHMPNFLQKAFGTVVGGVFNSAEQGAWPTLMAATERHVSGGDYYGPTGPLEMRGKAGKAKPTKRARDNQTARQLWDVSIEMTGVDPGLAAA
- a CDS encoding alpha-hydroxy-acid oxidizing protein produces the protein MPHYGDLQNAIYFAGLGGVVPKYPVDYATLKARAEQAMPPHVLNYVQGGCGDELTQERNRSAFDHWGMVPRMMVDCRQRDLSIELFGKTLPSPLFMAPIGVNGIATQDEHGDLAAARASAATGVPFSSSTLANDPLEDIAKACGDTPSFFQLYTPKDEELAASLVSRAEKAGYSAIQVTLDTWVTGWRPRDLNASNFPQLRGHVLQNYFTDPVFRSRLAKPPEEDPRTAITTWAATFGKVLTWDDMKWLRSLTKLPIVLKGIGHGDDARRAIDEGADGIYCSNHGGRQANGGIAAIDMLPDVVAASGDTPVLFDSGIRSGTDVVKALALGATAVGVGRPYYYGLALGGAEGAEHVLRCILAEADLLMAVNGYPTIEAVRAAGAQRTG
- a CDS encoding M28 family metallopeptidase translates to MRAIACTIALLASAATAPALAQTADPNEVSAANLTEIAGTLASDQFEGRAPGTPGEDKTIGYLIGRFQALGLEPGGVDGSWTQPVPLLHTQLGTPEALSVDVKGKTTDWTFPKDIYVSTLQPKDMAAIDGAPMVFVGYGVDAPERQWDDFKGQDLKGKVAVFLVNDPDFAAQAGEPVAGKFKGRTMTYYGRWTYKFEEAARRGAVGALIVHETEAAGYGWNVVESPGGENYDIVRKPDDVTSLALQGWISGEAAQKLFSEAGLDLAKLRKQARTAAFKPVPMDATLTARFPVKQETVQSQNVLAKIPGTQRPDEVIMYGAHWDAYGKGAPDEQGRIYRAGANDDALGIAGMMEIARLMKADTPPERSVVFAAWSAEERGLLGSETYANDPIYPIEKTVANLTLDILQTAGKAKDVILVGKGQGTLEDDLAKFAAEQGRTVTPESLPERGLFYRADHFSLAKRGVPVLLIMGISGASDLVEGGKEAGQAWVDDYTGRCYHQACDAVSDAWNLAGAVQDIEVMYAIGEDLAQSDRWPGWKDGSEFKKIREASADARK
- a CDS encoding AcvB/VirJ family lysyl-phosphatidylglycerol hydrolase, with product MLKKIAIGFAALIGLLLIGGGAYVTYLGYFSDDPFTVMRPPEGAQKPDYAIAFMSGDMGFNAGMGPQIARRFVNDGVPVLGFNSLSWFRHRRTPEEVNAMVQYITRRTMRDFGVEKVVLIGQSFGADALHLGLPAMPRALRKHVAFVGLVVPTDTVFLKASPAEIFNWSPPDLPAAPSARELTWVPGVCIHGETEDHSLCSVMTQPNIAHVSLPGGHYLDKDSKAVYRALSNAIAQRARGL
- a CDS encoding DUF1345 domain-containing protein, with protein sequence MSGGPRGLGGHGAFKLFLIGWALFGAGAGLLLDPVEAGLVSFCAATLLFYGYLMRQVRGSAVEDIRRRAEQNDAGALLFLVIMALVMLVVLGAITAEITGSKGGLARTLIGAIALVDAWIFANMAMTLHYANLYYGSQNGEDRGGLEFPHEKQPGYWEFAYYAFTIGMTFQTSDVDTTTGAMRRLTLFHALGAFLFNVGAIALTVNILAGSG